GGGATGCGCGCCCGACAGGGCCGGGACGCCGCCGCCACAGGGGTTTCGTGGCGGCGGTGGCCCGGCGCCGTTGGCCTGCGTTGTTTGCAGGCCTACGGCGCGCGCAGCCCGGCCCGGAGCGCAGCGGAGGGACACGCCCGAGCCCGGGGTTCGCAGTTCCGCGGTTCGCCAGTGGCTGCGGCGCGCCCGGTCCTTTCCGTGCGTATCGGGGTACGGGGGCGCGGAAAACCGACACGGAGAGGCGCGGTGACACGGCTGGACGAGCTGGCGCGCGAGTACGAGGCGCGCCACTACCCGCCCACGCGGCGGCTGGACCTGCAGAGGGAGGGGCCCGATTCGGCGCGCGAGCGGGCGCTGCGCTGGATCCAGACCTTCGCGCACGAGGAGCCCGGCGCCGACCTCCTGCTGGTCGTGGAGCGCGTCCGGCGGCACGGCCGGGGGAAGGGCCCGGTGCGCCTGGCGGTGGAGAAGCTGCTCGACGAGCTGAACGGCGGGCTGATCGACTGGTGGCAGCCGTTCGCCGACGGGAGCCTGGCGCTGCGCATCGCGCGCGACCCGCGGCGCTTCGCTCCCCCGCCCGCGCCGAAAGCGGTGGAGGGCGACGGGCGCACGCCGGAGACCGCCGGCGCGCGCTGGCTGGCCCCGCAGGCCGACATCCCGCCCGAGCTCCTCTCCCTGGCCGAGCGCATCGCCGAGCTGCGGCGCGTGCGCGAGGGGCTCCCCGCCGGCGCGCGCGACGTGCTCCTGCGCGGCATCTGGAACGAGGCCCAGGCCCGCGCCATGAGCGAGCGCGTCCCCTGGGAGCGCGCCCTCCAGGAGACGTTCGAGGACGAGCAGGCCCGCATGTACGAGGACGACGACTGACCAACGGCAAGTGCGAAAGTGCGTGAGTGCGTGAGTGTGCGCATCGGCGTGATGCCGGCCGGTGCGCGCGAAGCCCGCCCCACAGCCTCGCGGGGTTTGCGAGGCTTCCTGCCGTTGTTGCTGCGGCTTCAGCCGTCCGCTAGATTGGCCCCGAAGCGCCCGCCGGCGGTATCCCCCACCCTTCCGCTCCACGTTCCATGCGCGTGACAGCCCTGGCCCTGGGTGCCGTGTGCGCGGCCGCGCTCGCCGCGGCGCCGGCGGCGGCCCAGCAGTTCATCCGCGTCGGGCAGACGGTCTCCGGCCGGCTCGACGGCTCCGACCTTCGCCTGGACGACGGCTCGTACTACGAGGTGTGGAGCTACCGGGGCCGCGCCGGCGAGCGCCTGACCGTCACGCTCCGCTCCGGCGACTTTGACGCCTACCTGGCGTTCGGGCGCCTGAGCGGCGGCGAGTGCGAGGGCGACTGCGAGACCGACGACGACGGCGCCGGCGGCACCGACGCGCGCATCACCGCCACGCTCCCGGCCGACGGCGTCTACGGCATCCGCGTCAACACGCTCGGCGAGGGCGAGACGGGCGACTACACGCTCAGCGTCGAGGCCGCCGCCGCCCCCGCCGTGCGCGAGATCTCGCTGGGGCAGACGGTGACGGGCCGGCTGGACGAAGGCGACGCGCGCGACGAGGACGACGACTCGTTCTACGAGCTGTGGAGCTACCGCGGGCCGCCGGGGCAGCGCATCGTGGTCACCCTGCGCTCCGCCGACTTCGACGCGTACCTGGGGTGGGGGCGGCTCGCCGGCGGTGAGTGGGAGGAGATCGACAGCGACGACGACGGCGGCGGGGGGACCGACGCGCGGCTCCAGGTCACCCTGGGCGGCGAGGGCGAGTACGCCATCCGCGCCAACACCCTGGGCGCGGGCGAGACGGGGAGCTACACGCTCAGCGTGGAGCCCGCGTCGGCTTCCGCGGCGCGCTCCCGCCCCCCGGCGCCCGACCTCTCGCGCGCCCGGCCCGTGCGCGCGGGCGAGACGGTCGCCGGCGCGCTGGAGGCGGGTGACCCGCAGACCGAGGAGGGAGCCTTCTACGACGTCTGGACCTACGAGGGCCGCGCGGGCGAGACGCTCACCCTGGCGCTGCGCTCCGACGAGGTGGACGCGGTGGTCTCCATCGGCCGGGTGGCGGACGGGCGCTTCGTGGAGATCGGCGCGTCCGACGACGGGTCCGACGGGACCAACTCGCTGCTGGTGGTGACGCTCCCGGCGGCGGGGGCCTACGTGATCCGCGCGAGCTCGTACGCGGCCGGCGAGACCGGCGCCTACACGCTGGAGGCGCGCTCGCGCTGAAGGCGGTGCGGGCCGGGCAGGGGCCGCGCGGAAACCCTTCCGCCGGCCGGGAACATCCTCACGACGGGGGGAAAGACATGAGACGGATCCTGTGCGGGGCGGCGCTCGCGGCGACCCTGGCGCCGCTCCTGGCGTCGCCGGCGCGGGCGCAGACCCCGCAGCCCATCCGGGTGGGGCAGACGGTGAGCGGCTCGCTGGCCGAGAGCGACCCCGCGCTCAGCGAGCGCGGCCGCTTCAAGGTCTACCGCTTCGACGCGCGCAAGGGGCAGCGCCTGGTGGCCACCATGCGCTCCGAGGCGTTCGACGCCTTCCTGACCGTGGCGCGCTCGGTGGGCGGGATCACCGACGCCTTCAAGACCGACGACGACCGCGGCGGCGGCACCGACGCGCGGGTGCGCTTCGTGGTCCCCGAAGACGGCCAGTACCTGCTGGTGGCGCAGTCGCTGGCCGAGGAGGGGGTGGGCGCCTACACCCTGGCGCTGGAGACCGCGCCCGAGCCCACCACCGCCCAGGCTCGCGAGGTGCGCCTGGGGCAGACCGTCACCGGCGCCCTGGCCGAGACCGATGCCATCCTGGAAGACGACGACACCTTCTACGACACCTGGGTGATCAGCGCGCGCGCCGGGCAGCGGCTCCTGATCGAGATGAAGTCCGACTCGTTCGACACCTTCCTCTCGTTCGGGCGGATGGAGGGCGACGAGTTCAACGCCACCGGCACCGACGACGACGGCGGCGACGACACCAACTCGCGGCTCCGGGTGACGGTCCCCGAGAACGGCGAGTTCCAGATCCGCGCCAACTCGATGGGCACCGCCACCGGCCCCTACACCCTCACCGTCACCGAGCGCCCGCCCCCGCCGCCCGCCCCCGCCCCGCGCCCGATCACCGTGGGGCAGGAGGTCAACGGCGAGCTCACCGACGAAGACGCGGCGATGGAGGACGACTCGTACTACGACCTCTACGCCTTCGAGGGGCGCGCGGGCGAGCGCCTGCGCATCACCATGCGCTCCGACGAGTTCGACACCTTCGTGGCGTTCGGGCGGATGGAGGGCGGCAGCTTCAGCGAGATCAGCAGCAACGACGACGGCGGCGACGACGGCACCAACTCGCAGCTCGAGGTGACGCTCCCCGCGGCCGGCCGCTACGTGGTCCGCGCCAACTCGCTCTCGGGCGGCAACACCGGCAAGTACACCCTGAAGCTCGAGCGGATGCAGTAACCCCACACCGCCGAGACGCGAGGCCCCGCCCGGACCCGTCCGGGCGGGGCCTCGTGCTTCCTGCCCACGCACTTCGCACTCGGGACTTAGCACTGCAGTTCTGGGCGTGTCCCTCCGCTGCGCTCCGGGCCGGGCTGCGCGCGCCCTGTCGGGCGCGCATCCCTCACGCGGGGTTTCGTCGCGCGGCATGCGAGTTCGCGCGAAGGCCCTCCTCCGCACCAGACCGGCAAAGTACCCTCTCCCGAAGTTGGGAGAGGGTGGCGACGCGGTAGCGGCGCCGGGTGAGGGCCCCTCGCCTACCGCAGCGCCTCCTCCAGCACCCTCCCGTCCAGCGGCTCGCCGGGGGCCACGCGCAGCACGCGCGCCAGGGTGGGCGCGATATCGACCACGCGGGCGAAGCGGGCGTACTTCCCCGGCCGGAACGGCGCGCCGTAGAAGATCACCGGCACGCGCGTGTCGTAGTCGTGCGGCGAGCCGTGCTGGGCGTACGTGGCCGCCCCCCACACGTAGCCGGGGCGCAGCGTCACCAGCGCCCGCACCGGCAGGTCCGGCGGGAGCATGTGCACCCAGCGGCGCGCCACCGCGTCGTTCGCCGAGTCGCGCGCCAGGTCCGCCGGCTGGTCGGCGCGCAGCACCCCGGGGACGGTGCGCGCGTACTCCACGAAGGCGCGCGCCAGCGCCGCCGGGTCGCGTCCCGCGGCGGCGAAGGGCTCCGGGTCCATCAGCACCAGCCCGTCGTCGAACTCCACCGCCGAGGTGTCCACCCCCATCGGGCCGAGCGCGTCGTACAGCCAGCGGCGGAAGGGCTCGTGGCCCACCTTGTAGCGCGCCGCCGCCTCGGCGCCGAACGCCACCTCGGGGAGGCGGGCCACCCCGTGGTCCGCCGTGAGCGCGACGACCACCCGCGCCGGGTCGCGCCGCGCGTACAGCGAGTCCAGGAAGGCGCCCAGCATCCGGTCCAGCCGCAGCACGTGGTCGTGCAGTTCGCGCGAGTCGGGCCCGTAGCGGTGGCCGACCGCGTCCGTGGTCGACAGGGAGATCGCGAGCACGTCCGTCCACTCGCGGGTGCCCAGCCCCGTCTCGCGCAAGCCCTCCAGCGCCAGGTCCAGGATCATCTGGTCCATCCAGGGGAACTCCGTCACCAGGCGCACCGCCTGCGCCGAGTCGGCGGGGAGCACGTGCGGGAAGGTGAAGTCCGTCCCCCGGCTCTCCGCCGGCACGCTGTCGGGCTCGGGGTACGCCGAGGCGGGGAGGAGCGGCGTCCAGCTCTGCCCCATCAGCCGGCGCACCGCGGCGCGGGCGTTGAAGCGCCGCACCCACGCCGGCAGGGTGTCGGCGTAGTAGGTGCTGGTGGAGAAGCGGCCGTCGTACGCGTACCAGAACACCTGCTGGTGCGCGCGGCCGAGCGGCAGGATGGCGCCGCGGTCCTTGCGCGAGACGGAGAGGGCGCGCGTGCGCGGGTCCTTCACCCGCAGCCAGTCGGTGAGCGTGCCGCCGCGGAAGCGGAACGGCGAGGCCCCCATCGCGCTGTCGCCGCCCACGATCGGCGCCTGGCGGTCCTGCACGCCCTCGATGTTGCGGACGATGCCGGTGCGCGCCGGGAAGCGCCCCGAGAGCATGCTGGCGTGCCCGGGCGCCGTCTCGGTGATCCCGTGGTCCTGGTGCGCGTCGGTGAACACTGCGCCGCCGTTCCACAGCCGCGCCAGCCCGCCGGTGAGCTGCGGCCCCCAGCGCTCGAAGTAGTCGGGCCGCAGCTGGTCGACGGCGATGAACACCAGCAGCGTGGCCGCCGGCCGCTGCTGCGCGGCGGCGCTCCCCTGCGCGGGCGCGGGGGCGGCGGCGAACAGCGCGAGCGCCGCGGCGGCGTGGACGAGTCTGCGCATGCGGACCTGCGTCGGGGCGGATCGGGGAAGACGGAAATCGGCCCGGCAACGTACGCATGCGAGCATGCGTCCGCCACGCCCTCCCAGGAGGGTCGACCGTGTGAGTCAGGGCGGTTGCATCGATCCGTGATCAAAGGGTGTTGCAGTTCTCCCTCCCACCGCGCAGCGGGGGGAGGGTCGGGGAGGGGGCTCACCGCGGCCGCGCGAACGCAGGTCGAAGCGGGAGAGGTTTCGCGATTCTCCGCCCGACTGGAAGTCCTCCCGTCCCCGACATAGCTTGGCAAAGCTGCACTCTTCACCCCTCTCGCCGATCCCGCCCAATGAACGTCGCGCAGAACCTGGAGCGCTCCGCCCGGCTCTTCCCCGACGCGCCCGCCCTGCTCTTCGAGGGGCGCGGCTGGACGTACCGCGAGCTGGAAGCGGAGGTGAGCCGCACCGCGCACGGACTGGAGGCGCTCGGCGTCGGCGCCGGGGACCGGGTGGCGCTCTTCCTCCCCAACGTCCCCGGCTTCGCCGTCGCCTACCTGGCGGCGCAGAAGGTGGGGGCCGTGGCGGTGTCGCTGAACGCGCTGCTGAAGACGGAGGAGCTGCGCTACCTGCTCGCGGACAGCGGCGCGGGCATCGTCTTCACCACCGCCGCGCTCCTCCCCGAGCTCCAGCCGCTCAAGGGCGACGTCGCCACGCTGCGCGAGGTGGTCGTCTGCGAGGGCGAGGCGCCGGGCGAGCGCACGCTGGCCGAGCTGGGCGAGGGGCGGCCGGAGCGCTACCGGTCGCGGGAGATGGAGCCACGTGACCCGGCGGCGATCCTCTACACCTCCGGGACCACGGGGAAGCAGAAGGGGGCGGTGCTCTCGCACGGCAACGTGGTCTCCAACTACCACTCCACCTGCCACTGCGTCGGCTCGCAGCCGGGCGACCGGCACGCGCTCTTCGTCCCGCTCTTCCACTGCTTCGGGCAGGACTTCATCCTCAACGCGGCGCTCAATTCCGGCGGCACCGTCCTCCTCCACCGCCGCTTCGACCCCGACGCCACCCCCGCGCTCCTCCGCGAGCAGGGGATGACGCACCTCTACGCCGTGCCGACGGTCTACATCTACCTGCTGAACGCCGGCGTGGGCCCGGCGGACTTCCCCGCCCTGCGCTACTCCTTCTCGGCCGCGGCGACGCTGCCGGTGGAGGTGGCGCGGCGCTGGCGCGAGGTGTTCGCGATGCCGGTGCACGAAGGGTACGGGCTCACCGAGACCTCGCCCTTCGCGGCGTACAACCACGAGTACGCGCACCGCCCCGGCTCCATCGGCACCCCGATCGAGAACGTGGAGATGCGCGTGGTGGGGCCGGACGACCGTGAGGTGGCCGACGGCGAGTGGGGGGAGATCTGCATCCGCGGGCCCAACGTGATGCTGGGATACTTCAATCGCCCCGAGGAGACGGCCGAGGCGCTGCGCGGCGGGTGGTTCCACTCCGGCGACGTGGGCTACCGCGACGAGGACGGCTTCTTCTGGCTGGTGGACCGGGTGAAGGACATGATCAACGCGGCGGGCTTCAAGGTGTGGCCGCGCGAGGTGGAGGAGGTGCTGTACCTGCACCCGGCGGTGAAGGAGTGCGCCGTGGTGGGGCTGCCGGACCCGGTGAAGGGCGAGACAGTGGCCGCCTTCGTGGTGCCGCAGCCCGGCGCGGCGGCGAGTGAAGAGGAGATCGCGGCGTTCTGCCGCGAGCGGATGGCCGCCTACAAGGTGCCGCGCAGCGTGCGCCTGGTGGAGGCCATCCCCAAGAGCCCCACGGGGAAGATCCTCAAGCGCGTGCTGCGCGAGGGGTGACGCGGGAGCTCAGCCGTGGCGGAGCGTGGAGAGCCGGGCGCGGTGCCAGCGGGCGCGGACGGCGGTCCAGCCGGCGAACGGCTGGTAGCGGTGGATCGCCCACGCGAGGGCGAAGGCGAGGAGCAAGAGACCCTGCACGACCGTCTGCTCAG
This region of Longimicrobium sp. genomic DNA includes:
- a CDS encoding long-chain fatty acid--CoA ligase, with the protein product MNVAQNLERSARLFPDAPALLFEGRGWTYRELEAEVSRTAHGLEALGVGAGDRVALFLPNVPGFAVAYLAAQKVGAVAVSLNALLKTEELRYLLADSGAGIVFTTAALLPELQPLKGDVATLREVVVCEGEAPGERTLAELGEGRPERYRSREMEPRDPAAILYTSGTTGKQKGAVLSHGNVVSNYHSTCHCVGSQPGDRHALFVPLFHCFGQDFILNAALNSGGTVLLHRRFDPDATPALLREQGMTHLYAVPTVYIYLLNAGVGPADFPALRYSFSAAATLPVEVARRWREVFAMPVHEGYGLTETSPFAAYNHEYAHRPGSIGTPIENVEMRVVGPDDREVADGEWGEICIRGPNVMLGYFNRPEETAEALRGGWFHSGDVGYRDEDGFFWLVDRVKDMINAAGFKVWPREVEEVLYLHPAVKECAVVGLPDPVKGETVAAFVVPQPGAAASEEEIAAFCRERMAAYKVPRSVRLVEAIPKSPTGKILKRVLREG
- a CDS encoding alkaline phosphatase family protein, translated to MRRLVHAAAALALFAAAPAPAQGSAAAQQRPAATLLVFIAVDQLRPDYFERWGPQLTGGLARLWNGGAVFTDAHQDHGITETAPGHASMLSGRFPARTGIVRNIEGVQDRQAPIVGGDSAMGASPFRFRGGTLTDWLRVKDPRTRALSVSRKDRGAILPLGRAHQQVFWYAYDGRFSTSTYYADTLPAWVRRFNARAAVRRLMGQSWTPLLPASAYPEPDSVPAESRGTDFTFPHVLPADSAQAVRLVTEFPWMDQMILDLALEGLRETGLGTREWTDVLAISLSTTDAVGHRYGPDSRELHDHVLRLDRMLGAFLDSLYARRDPARVVVALTADHGVARLPEVAFGAEAAARYKVGHEPFRRWLYDALGPMGVDTSAVEFDDGLVLMDPEPFAAAGRDPAALARAFVEYARTVPGVLRADQPADLARDSANDAVARRWVHMLPPDLPVRALVTLRPGYVWGAATYAQHGSPHDYDTRVPVIFYGAPFRPGKYARFARVVDIAPTLARVLRVAPGEPLDGRVLEEALR
- a CDS encoding PPC domain-containing protein produces the protein MRRILCGAALAATLAPLLASPARAQTPQPIRVGQTVSGSLAESDPALSERGRFKVYRFDARKGQRLVATMRSEAFDAFLTVARSVGGITDAFKTDDDRGGGTDARVRFVVPEDGQYLLVAQSLAEEGVGAYTLALETAPEPTTAQAREVRLGQTVTGALAETDAILEDDDTFYDTWVISARAGQRLLIEMKSDSFDTFLSFGRMEGDEFNATGTDDDGGDDTNSRLRVTVPENGEFQIRANSMGTATGPYTLTVTERPPPPPAPAPRPITVGQEVNGELTDEDAAMEDDSYYDLYAFEGRAGERLRITMRSDEFDTFVAFGRMEGGSFSEISSNDDGGDDGTNSQLEVTLPAAGRYVVRANSLSGGNTGKYTLKLERMQ